The segment ACCCCGGAGCGCGAGGGCGAGACCGGTCGCGACGATCAGCGAGGCGGTGACGACCGGCAGGGCCCGGTGGGCCAGGGCGAGCCAGCCGGGCCGGGCGTGGCGCCCCCCCGGCCGGTCGGCGACCCGGCGGGCGCGCAGGCGGACCAGGAGCAGCCCGACGCCGGTGAGGGTGACCGCCATGCCCACCCCATATGCCGCCACCAGGGCGACGCCGAACCACGCGCGGCCGAGCGCGAGCGCGCCGACCAGGACGACCACCGCCGACGGGCTGGGCACGAGCCCGCCCGCGAACCCTAGCACCACCAAGCCGCGCCGCC is part of the Actinomycetes bacterium genome and harbors:
- a CDS encoding nickel transporter is translated as RRGLVVLGFAGGLVPSPSAVVVLVGALALGRAWFGVALVAAYGVGMAVTLTGVGLLLVRLRARRVADRPGGRHARPGWLALAHRALPVVTASLIVATGLALALRGATQL